In the Leptospira limi genome, one interval contains:
- a CDS encoding 2Fe-2S iron-sulfur cluster-binding protein, with protein MVKIKIDGVEYEVDEKKNLIDATKEVGVEIPYFCYHPALSIVGMCRMCLIEIEGVPRLQAACNTPVKEGMGIITKSDRVKEARAGTMEFLLANHPLDCPVCDKAGECRLQDNAFGSGSGHSRFEFEKRNIPQEEIGTNLIINHNRCIVCYRCVRFEEEKVGESNLGLFERGNHSIIGLAKSEPIDHNYQGALADICPVGALLNNKTLFKSRVWWYKSHKSVCHGCSTGCNVTTNVRDNKMYRYMVRENFEQGMFFLCDKGRFDLDWMNENRLFSYLENGKNSTSQVVVSKIIDRLKEAKSIAVLGGAHESNETLATLKQNLNSLSQALGGKSIQWETRVTDAQNKETEQVDFLLTKDNHPNTKGAIDLGLTTPSGITGIVSAVKQGSVDLVILIKESIPEGIDPNKVICFDTNLTEAAKNASLAAPIQIFCEREGSFTNKNGLKQNFEKSMNPIQGLLTSAGVVEQILNTMTKKMEVSVGNR; from the coding sequence TTGGTTAAGATAAAGATAGACGGAGTCGAATACGAAGTCGACGAAAAGAAAAACCTCATTGATGCAACAAAAGAAGTAGGAGTAGAAATTCCCTACTTCTGTTACCACCCAGCTCTGAGCATTGTCGGTATGTGCCGTATGTGTCTCATTGAGATTGAAGGTGTGCCGCGCCTACAAGCCGCATGTAATACTCCTGTAAAAGAGGGAATGGGTATCATTACCAAATCCGATCGTGTGAAAGAAGCACGAGCAGGTACCATGGAATTCCTTCTCGCCAATCACCCGTTAGATTGTCCTGTTTGCGATAAAGCAGGAGAATGCCGTTTGCAAGACAATGCATTTGGTTCTGGGTCTGGCCATTCTCGTTTTGAATTTGAAAAACGAAATATCCCTCAAGAAGAAATCGGAACCAATCTTATCATCAATCACAATCGATGTATCGTTTGTTATCGTTGTGTGCGGTTTGAAGAAGAAAAAGTTGGGGAATCTAACTTAGGCCTTTTTGAAAGAGGGAACCATTCCATCATTGGTCTTGCAAAATCAGAACCAATTGATCATAACTACCAAGGTGCCCTTGCAGACATTTGTCCTGTGGGAGCCCTTCTTAATAACAAAACACTTTTTAAATCACGTGTTTGGTGGTACAAATCGCACAAATCCGTATGCCATGGTTGTTCCACAGGTTGTAATGTAACAACAAACGTACGAGACAATAAAATGTATCGATACATGGTACGTGAAAATTTTGAACAAGGAATGTTTTTCCTCTGTGACAAAGGTCGGTTTGATTTGGATTGGATGAACGAAAATCGTTTGTTCAGTTATTTGGAAAATGGAAAAAATTCCACATCACAAGTGGTGGTTTCCAAAATTATTGATCGATTAAAAGAAGCAAAATCCATTGCCGTTCTCGGTGGAGCTCACGAATCCAACGAAACTTTGGCAACACTCAAACAAAACCTAAATTCCCTCTCACAAGCATTAGGTGGTAAATCCATCCAATGGGAAACTCGTGTTACGGATGCACAAAATAAAGAAACTGAACAAGTAGACTTTTTACTCACAAAAGACAACCACCCGAATACAAAAGGAGCTATTGACTTAGGTCTCACAACTCCTTCTGGAATTACAGGGATTGTTTCAGCAGTCAAACAAGGGTCGGTGGACTTAGTGATCCTCATCAAAGAATCCATTCCAGAAGGAATTGATCCAAACAAAGTGATTTGTTTTGATACCAATTTGACTGAAGCTGCAAAGAACGCAAGTTTGGCGGCACCAATTCAAATTTTCTGTGAACGAGAGGGAAGTTTTACCAATAAAAACGGCCTCAAACAAAACTTTGAGAAGTCAATGAATCCCATCCAAGGGTTGTTAACCTCTGCCGGTGTTGTTGAGCAAATACTGAATACGATGACTAAAAAAATGGAGGTATCCGTTGGGAACCGTTAA
- a CDS encoding tetratricopeptide repeat protein: MESVRKYLSLVLSFLIFQTTVFPIDSDAMKEGKKAFSKKAYGEAIKKFTKHADSHPQDGEAYMYLGYIYEYKKDYPKSIQNFRRAADLDLDKDQRKTVLLKLALFFNYHQDWNLSATYASRYLKYDPKNEEVQKIYNRAVGNKGNPSSTTHTYTQHTKIEPKHPETKNTENKKDQVKKPDESIEDKETTKPSESYEQILANQPHLEDVRWDYVLALFEEKKYDKAESNLNILIEKNPTRSRYHYKMGIIKLRLDDPKSAIDSFEKAKKNPFSKDTNVFLYYVFLNEGIAYQKLAEIEKAELSFQEAFRQLQKDTPLLALARLYEQKSDWEKCIQSSDKALSFNPNQIESHMFRFVCMFEAGNKTKKFETSFAKYSEFIKMKFPDLSQTPEKFQVGFLKLARKYTENNAFDTAESYFAVLEKDQTISNGREYIFYRGRNYFYGGKVDLAIPYLQKTNGSSAAHYLLARCFAKKNDITKTKEQFQLAADLKPEYWTSANLEKDFKEIWKEQSFREFINTKGGKVSGTNLSTPGSN; this comes from the coding sequence TTGGAATCCGTGCGGAAATATCTTTCCTTAGTTCTCAGTTTTCTCATCTTTCAAACTACAGTCTTTCCTATAGACAGCGATGCTATGAAAGAAGGTAAAAAGGCTTTTTCAAAAAAAGCTTATGGCGAAGCCATTAAAAAATTTACCAAACATGCCGACTCACACCCGCAAGACGGTGAAGCTTATATGTACTTAGGATATATCTATGAATACAAAAAAGATTATCCGAAATCCATTCAAAATTTTCGAAGAGCTGCTGATTTGGATTTGGACAAAGACCAAAGAAAAACAGTACTTCTAAAATTAGCTTTGTTTTTTAATTACCACCAAGATTGGAATTTATCAGCCACGTATGCATCACGTTACTTAAAGTATGATCCTAAAAATGAAGAAGTTCAAAAAATTTATAACCGTGCTGTAGGAAATAAAGGAAATCCTTCTTCCACAACACATACATATACACAACATACAAAAATTGAACCCAAACATCCAGAAACCAAGAATACTGAGAATAAAAAAGACCAAGTAAAAAAACCTGATGAAAGTATTGAGGATAAAGAAACTACTAAACCTAGTGAATCTTACGAACAAATTTTAGCAAACCAACCTCATTTAGAAGATGTTCGTTGGGATTATGTTTTAGCGTTATTTGAAGAAAAAAAATATGATAAAGCAGAATCGAATCTAAACATATTAATCGAAAAAAATCCAACACGTTCGAGATACCATTACAAAATGGGTATCATTAAGTTAAGATTGGATGATCCTAAATCAGCCATTGATTCCTTTGAAAAAGCAAAAAAAAATCCATTCTCAAAAGATACAAATGTGTTTTTATATTATGTATTTCTAAATGAAGGGATAGCTTATCAAAAATTAGCAGAAATTGAAAAAGCAGAATTATCCTTTCAGGAAGCTTTCAGACAATTACAAAAAGACACTCCACTACTTGCACTTGCAAGGTTATACGAACAAAAATCTGATTGGGAAAAATGTATCCAATCATCCGATAAAGCACTTTCCTTTAATCCCAATCAAATTGAATCCCATATGTTTCGTTTTGTTTGTATGTTTGAAGCTGGTAATAAAACTAAAAAATTTGAAACTAGTTTCGCAAAATATTCTGAATTCATTAAAATGAAATTTCCAGATTTATCGCAAACACCTGAAAAATTTCAAGTAGGGTTTTTAAAATTAGCGCGAAAATATACGGAAAACAATGCTTTTGATACAGCCGAAAGTTATTTTGCCGTTTTGGAAAAAGACCAAACTATTTCCAATGGAAGGGAATACATTTTTTATAGAGGAAGGAATTATTTTTACGGTGGGAAAGTTGATTTAGCAATTCCTTACCTGCAAAAAACAAATGGTTCTTCTGCAGCACACTATCTCTTGGCACGTTGTTTTGCGAAGAAAAATGACATCACCAAAACGAAAGAACAGTTTCAGCTGGCAGCGGATTTAAAACCTGAATATTGGACATCTGCAAATTTAGAAAAAGATTTCAAAGAAATTTGGAAGGAACAATCGTTCCGTGAATTTATCAATACAAAAGGTGGAAAGGTATCAGGAACGAATCTTTCTACTCCAGGATCAAATTAA
- a CDS encoding UpxY family transcription antiterminator → MSETNPQSEESAWYIVYTKPRAEKKLSELLNKYKIENYLPIRKERKKWTDRFKWIQVPILPSYIFVKIVYWRDKNKVLQLPGSVQFVFHKGQPAIVEQNDLDVLEQGLKDYAESLKMNRELLFQKGKMVKVIDGSFAGKTMEILKVKNKTLVVLRIPGVETIFSYEINMDHLAWEELLV, encoded by the coding sequence ATGTCAGAGACTAATCCACAATCGGAAGAAAGTGCATGGTATATTGTTTATACCAAACCACGTGCAGAAAAAAAACTCAGTGAACTTCTGAACAAATACAAAATCGAAAACTACTTACCAATACGGAAAGAACGGAAAAAATGGACAGATCGATTCAAATGGATCCAAGTACCAATATTACCTTCTTATATTTTTGTAAAGATTGTGTATTGGAGAGATAAAAATAAGGTCCTACAGCTACCTGGATCAGTTCAGTTTGTATTTCATAAAGGGCAACCAGCCATTGTGGAACAAAATGATTTGGACGTTTTGGAACAAGGCCTTAAAGATTATGCGGAATCTTTGAAAATGAACAGAGAACTATTATTTCAAAAAGGCAAAATGGTGAAAGTGATCGATGGTTCTTTTGCTGGTAAAACCATGGAAATTCTAAAAGTAAAAAACAAAACTCTTGTTGTTTTAAGAATTCCTGGTGTGGAAACCATTTTCTCTTATGAGATCAATATGGATCACTTAGCTTGGGAGGAATTACTTGTATGA
- a CDS encoding response regulator, with amino-acid sequence MNRPKVYKILLLEDDESSAKLLLHTLERYNFDVTHVVDGMSGLTKIRNNSYDLIISDVNMPYLDGISFLEKGKDMLKMTPVIMLTAVGEKDQVKRAAYSHVTAYLLKPIANQALLEKIAQVLQLKPENIIDKKEFPLQINVMELSISQMQLDIKGCPGKKSTDEIYDRFMLTLAGRGSFTNLRINLDNAFFYEVRALQILDDLIGKILKQTNIRASSLFVDSEFFSNHVVDLQPYAYLSEVNIISK; translated from the coding sequence ATGAATCGCCCCAAAGTTTATAAAATTTTACTCTTAGAAGATGATGAAAGTAGTGCAAAATTATTATTACATACTTTAGAGAGATATAACTTTGATGTGACTCATGTTGTAGATGGAATGTCAGGTCTTACCAAAATCCGAAACAATAGTTATGATTTGATCATCAGTGATGTGAATATGCCCTATTTGGATGGAATCAGTTTTCTCGAAAAAGGAAAGGACATGTTAAAAATGACACCCGTCATCATGTTAACAGCCGTTGGTGAAAAAGACCAAGTGAAACGGGCAGCATACAGCCATGTCACTGCTTATTTATTAAAACCTATAGCAAACCAAGCACTTCTAGAAAAGATTGCACAGGTCTTACAACTCAAACCCGAAAACATTATCGATAAAAAGGAATTTCCATTACAAATCAATGTGATGGAACTTTCCATTTCACAGATGCAACTCGACATCAAAGGTTGCCCTGGTAAAAAATCCACAGACGAGATTTATGACAGGTTTATGCTTACCTTAGCAGGAAGGGGTAGTTTCACCAATTTGAGAATCAATCTCGATAATGCTTTTTTTTATGAAGTCCGAGCCTTACAAATTTTAGATGATTTGATCGGCAAAATTCTAAAACAGACCAATATCAGAGCCAGTTCCCTGTTTGTAGATTCCGAATTTTTTAGCAATCACGTAGTGGACTTACAGCCATACGCGTATCTTTCCGAGGTAAATATAATTTCCAAATGA
- a CDS encoding KpsF/GutQ family sugar-phosphate isomerase, translating into MTNKDTLNIVKQALDDEISSLVHFREQLDPSVKDCIDLILKSKGKVIVTGVGKSGDIAKKISHTLSSTGTSAYFLHPTDASHGDSGIVGPDDVVLAIGKSGESEELNYILPTLRKIGAKIVGITANAKSKLAELSDAVIITPVLKEACPLDLAPTSSTTIALVLGDAIAVALMELKEFKADDFALYHPAGRLGKRLSLYLTDVMRKGDRNASIPIDANLETILKEITEKGIGATGVVDSNSKLVGLITDYDIRKYLTKHTLSPDVTAKEMMNPNPNSFRPNEKAYDVLIKMEGRERPISVAPVVDENGIFVGMISLHDLLQKGL; encoded by the coding sequence ATGACAAATAAAGATACTTTAAATATCGTAAAACAAGCACTTGATGATGAAATTTCATCTCTCGTTCACTTCCGTGAACAACTAGACCCATCAGTGAAAGACTGTATCGATCTGATTCTAAAATCAAAAGGAAAAGTAATCGTGACGGGCGTTGGTAAGTCTGGTGATATTGCCAAAAAAATCTCACACACACTTTCTTCGACTGGTACTTCAGCATATTTTTTACACCCAACAGATGCATCACATGGAGATTCTGGAATTGTTGGACCCGACGATGTAGTTCTCGCCATTGGAAAAAGTGGTGAATCTGAAGAACTGAATTATATCCTACCAACCCTCCGCAAAATCGGAGCAAAAATAGTAGGTATCACTGCAAATGCCAAATCTAAGTTAGCCGAATTATCGGACGCTGTCATTATCACACCAGTTTTAAAAGAAGCTTGTCCCTTAGATCTTGCTCCTACTTCCAGTACAACCATAGCCCTAGTACTCGGAGATGCGATTGCAGTTGCTTTAATGGAACTAAAAGAATTTAAAGCAGACGATTTTGCATTGTACCATCCTGCTGGCCGATTAGGTAAACGATTGTCCTTATATCTAACTGACGTGATGCGAAAAGGAGACAGAAACGCTTCTATTCCCATTGATGCAAACCTAGAAACTATTTTAAAAGAAATTACAGAAAAAGGAATTGGTGCTACTGGAGTTGTGGATTCGAATTCAAAACTTGTAGGACTCATTACCGATTATGACATTCGTAAATATCTCACAAAACATACATTATCGCCTGATGTAACCGCAAAAGAAATGATGAACCCAAATCCAAATAGTTTTCGACCAAATGAAAAAGCATATGATGTTTTAATCAAAATGGAAGGACGTGAAAGGCCAATTTCTGTTGCTCCTGTTGTGGATGAAAATGGGATTTTTGTTGGGATGATTTCTCTCCACGATTTATTACAAAAAGGATTATAA
- the aroC gene encoding chorismate synthase — protein sequence MPSSWGKIFRVSTYGESHGTSVGVVVDGVPAGLPFPEEEIQKDLTRRRPGQNDLTTPRDEKDRMVVESGVFEGKTTGSPILMKVNNQNTIGSDYDEMAHVFRPSHADYTYSEKYGHRAHVGGGRSSVRETIGRVAAAGLARVILENELGISTVGFVDSIGPIDSLITEDEYPISRDIVDQFPTRCPKPSANDEMETLIRKLRDEGDSVGGVVKVVVRNLPPGLGDPVYDKLDADLAKAILSISACKGFEVGSGFSGTRQTGSTHNDEFYIEEGTGKVKTRTNRSGGIQGGISNGMDLVIRAAFKPTSTIKKEQKTVNDQNKETILKAKGRHDPCVLPRAVPIVEAVVNLVLVDAYLYQRALQPKWFMKYANLNAIPNQ from the coding sequence ATGCCATCAAGTTGGGGAAAAATTTTCCGAGTATCTACCTATGGAGAATCTCACGGAACATCCGTAGGAGTTGTTGTGGATGGAGTGCCAGCGGGACTTCCATTTCCAGAAGAAGAAATCCAAAAAGATTTAACACGCCGAAGACCAGGTCAAAATGATCTGACAACTCCGAGGGATGAAAAAGATCGAATGGTAGTTGAGTCTGGAGTTTTTGAAGGCAAAACCACTGGAAGCCCGATACTCATGAAGGTAAATAACCAAAATACCATTGGCAGTGATTATGATGAGATGGCACATGTGTTTCGCCCGTCTCACGCTGATTATACTTATTCTGAAAAATATGGCCACCGAGCCCATGTAGGTGGTGGTCGTTCCTCCGTTCGCGAAACCATCGGTCGCGTTGCAGCTGCGGGTCTTGCCCGAGTGATTTTAGAAAACGAATTGGGCATCTCAACTGTTGGATTTGTGGATTCGATTGGTCCCATTGATTCCTTAATTACAGAAGATGAATACCCAATCTCACGGGACATCGTTGACCAGTTTCCGACACGTTGTCCAAAACCTTCTGCCAATGATGAAATGGAAACTCTCATCCGTAAACTCCGTGATGAAGGAGATTCCGTTGGGGGAGTTGTGAAAGTTGTGGTTCGTAATTTACCTCCAGGACTTGGAGATCCCGTTTATGATAAGTTAGATGCTGATTTGGCCAAAGCCATTTTATCCATTTCGGCTTGTAAAGGTTTTGAAGTTGGATCTGGATTCTCGGGTACTCGCCAAACAGGAAGTACGCACAATGATGAATTTTACATCGAAGAAGGAACAGGTAAAGTCAAAACAAGAACCAATCGTTCTGGTGGAATCCAAGGTGGAATTTCGAACGGAATGGATCTTGTCATTCGTGCTGCTTTTAAACCAACTTCTACAATCAAAAAAGAACAAAAAACTGTGAACGACCAAAATAAAGAAACTATTCTTAAGGCAAAAGGTCGTCATGATCCATGTGTGTTGCCAAGGGCAGTTCCGATTGTCGAAGCTGTCGTAAACCTAGTTTTAGTTGATGCTTACTTATACCAAAGAGCCTTACAACCAAAATGGTTTATGAAGTATGCGAATTTAAACGCCATTCCAAACCAATAA
- a CDS encoding LIC_10042 family TonB-like protein has translation MAYTDNENGDCILSNKVFHELGMHLLFEGPKYKAITLSIGVHVFILLSYLAMEYRSDIDSTHIKLKEGGNFSSFQLHFSTGLGESKESISPKQSQNDGTKTTEDEISEFQNCLSYPSLALEQKLEDHCVYRLSVKEDGSLEKIAVVTACRYAVFDQQVRRQLSDWKFQYTKGKEFVLPIRFRLDVRD, from the coding sequence ATGGCATATACGGACAATGAAAATGGAGATTGCATTCTCTCCAATAAAGTTTTTCATGAACTTGGAATGCATTTACTCTTTGAAGGACCCAAATATAAGGCAATCACCCTTAGCATTGGGGTGCATGTATTCATTCTTTTGTCTTATTTGGCAATGGAATACCGAAGTGACATAGATTCTACTCACATCAAACTCAAGGAAGGCGGAAATTTTTCCTCTTTCCAACTTCATTTTTCAACTGGATTGGGAGAAAGTAAGGAATCTATTTCGCCAAAACAATCTCAGAATGATGGGACCAAAACCACAGAAGATGAAATCTCTGAATTCCAAAATTGTCTCAGTTACCCCAGTTTGGCATTGGAACAAAAACTAGAAGATCATTGTGTCTACCGACTTTCTGTGAAAGAAGACGGCAGTTTGGAAAAAATTGCAGTGGTCACAGCATGTAGGTATGCGGTTTTTGATCAACAGGTGCGTCGCCAACTTTCCGATTGGAAGTTCCAATACACCAAAGGCAAAGAATTTGTTTTACCCATTAGGTTCCGTTTAGATGTCAGAGACTAA
- a CDS encoding type I 3-dehydroquinate dehydratase — MPDSYKIIASVGEDELRHLQKKDVKDVDVIEVRLDLFSRNYIQKEMKKKIKALGLPVLFTYRRAEDSSVRSYVKLFPEDVEGIIKDFNDNANYLDIELNREDTIFRNYETLNYRIIYSYHSFKKSILANEMNQFIAKSKPVKKKNPIYKFAITPENIEETADFLNDIKLLSKTQTMIGICMGELGIISRVFGDKFNSSFTYMTLGEPKAPGQISVDTFKKLRADLFKSPHSAKEE; from the coding sequence ATGCCAGATTCTTATAAAATCATAGCCTCAGTCGGTGAGGATGAATTACGCCACCTTCAAAAAAAAGATGTAAAAGATGTAGATGTCATCGAAGTTCGATTGGATTTATTCTCTAGAAATTACATCCAAAAAGAAATGAAAAAGAAAATCAAAGCACTTGGTTTACCAGTGCTTTTTACATATAGAAGAGCCGAAGACAGTAGTGTTCGATCCTATGTGAAATTATTCCCAGAAGATGTGGAAGGTATCATTAAAGATTTTAATGACAATGCCAATTATTTGGATATCGAACTGAATAGAGAAGATACAATTTTTCGAAATTATGAAACCTTAAACTATCGAATCATTTATTCTTATCATTCTTTTAAAAAATCAATTTTAGCAAATGAAATGAACCAATTCATTGCGAAATCAAAACCGGTCAAAAAAAAGAATCCCATTTATAAGTTTGCAATCACACCAGAGAACATCGAAGAAACAGCAGACTTTTTAAATGATATCAAACTTTTATCAAAAACTCAAACAATGATCGGAATTTGTATGGGTGAACTTGGAATTATATCAAGAGTATTTGGTGATAAGTTTAATTCATCTTTCACCTATATGACATTAGGTGAACCAAAGGCACCTGGTCAAATTTCAGTCGATACTTTTAAAAAACTACGTGCGGACCTTTTCAAAAGCCCACATTCAGCAAAGGAAGAATAA
- a CDS encoding NuoI/complex I 23 kDa subunit family protein gives MGTVNVVNVAKKHQFSWYEKFYFWSIGKGLWITLKHFVKVALFNKQVTIEYPDKKRQYSTRFRGMHSMKRDEQGRERCTACFCCMWICPANAIHIEAAEVTSERQHLHPEDKYAKKFEINLLRCIFCGLCEEACPKGAIYLDGTGEMAADNREDLFLTKERMMEKTGGPILGQRN, from the coding sequence TTGGGAACCGTTAATGTCGTCAACGTAGCCAAAAAACACCAGTTTTCTTGGTATGAAAAATTTTACTTTTGGTCCATAGGCAAAGGCCTTTGGATCACACTCAAACATTTTGTAAAAGTTGCTTTGTTTAACAAACAGGTAACGATTGAATACCCTGATAAAAAACGTCAGTATTCCACTCGGTTTCGCGGGATGCACTCGATGAAACGAGATGAACAGGGTAGAGAACGATGTACTGCTTGTTTTTGTTGTATGTGGATTTGCCCTGCCAATGCCATTCACATCGAAGCTGCAGAAGTGACTTCAGAACGCCAACACCTCCACCCTGAAGATAAATATGCCAAAAAATTTGAAATCAATTTACTCCGTTGCATCTTTTGTGGGTTATGCGAAGAGGCATGTCCGAAAGGAGCCATTTATTTGGATGGAACGGGTGAGATGGCGGCCGACAACCGAGAAGATTTGTTTTTGACCAAAGAAAGAATGATGGAAAAAACTGGTGGTCCCATCCTCGGACAAAGGAATTAA
- a CDS encoding GMC family oxidoreductase N-terminal domain-containing protein, translating to MGISIHNEKIITPKKHAETIKTHQIQNGKWELTADVVIIGSGAGGAVAARELAKNGWKVILIEEGSYFTPAQFSSDEFVSQARLYRDAGFIVTEEQTLSILQGKSIGGSTTVNWQTSLYPPDYVTNEWNERFGWQGYSREEMDPYVSEVHERLGVHEVPDNLINANNNVLRVGGKKIGLTPQVLRNNNRGCIGLGRCGLGCPINAKQSTFLTWIPDAIEAGATVVSNMRAVKIRDGKIKTVVAEFTPDAYEKAPTEIIETMEIKAPVVIVSAGAIEGPALLQRSGIGNGWVGRNLKVHPTSTIFGKFDSEIKMFQGPPQSVVIKDGHNQNGTGYGYWLEAAPYRPTLASSLVPFYGKQQFDVMKDYTKYNAGIVLVRDGADGEANASVKYSLGRRKVYFELTPTDGLNMLKGLKALAEVTVAAGAKELIFPFTRFTEPYKVTGNDNFDWILKESTKPGDLTVGSAHPHGSIQSANDPEKGAVDLNLEIYGHKNIFVMDASVYPTGLSVNPQITTMSIVLRASRNLASQKEERTKI from the coding sequence ATGGGAATCTCAATTCATAACGAAAAAATCATCACTCCAAAAAAACACGCAGAAACAATCAAAACCCACCAAATCCAAAATGGGAAATGGGAACTAACTGCGGATGTAGTCATCATTGGATCCGGGGCAGGCGGAGCAGTTGCCGCAAGAGAACTTGCAAAAAATGGATGGAAGGTTATCCTGATTGAAGAAGGTAGTTACTTCACTCCCGCTCAATTTAGTTCTGACGAATTTGTATCACAAGCAAGACTCTACCGAGATGCTGGATTTATTGTAACCGAAGAACAGACGTTATCAATTCTACAAGGTAAGTCTATTGGTGGTTCAACAACCGTAAACTGGCAAACATCTCTTTACCCTCCTGATTATGTTACCAATGAATGGAACGAACGATTTGGGTGGCAAGGGTATTCGAGAGAAGAGATGGATCCTTATGTTTCAGAAGTACATGAAAGATTAGGTGTACACGAAGTACCAGATAACTTGATCAATGCAAACAATAATGTATTACGCGTTGGTGGCAAAAAAATTGGATTAACTCCACAAGTTTTAAGAAATAATAATCGTGGATGTATTGGTCTTGGTAGGTGTGGACTTGGTTGCCCAATCAATGCTAAACAATCTACGTTTCTCACTTGGATACCTGATGCGATAGAAGCCGGAGCTACTGTTGTTTCCAATATGCGTGCTGTTAAAATTCGGGATGGAAAAATCAAAACAGTGGTTGCCGAATTTACACCCGATGCATATGAAAAAGCACCAACTGAAATCATTGAAACCATGGAAATCAAAGCACCTGTTGTCATAGTGAGTGCGGGTGCGATTGAAGGACCTGCTCTATTACAAAGGAGCGGAATTGGCAATGGATGGGTAGGAAGGAATTTAAAAGTCCACCCAACGTCTACGATCTTCGGCAAATTTGATTCCGAAATCAAAATGTTCCAAGGCCCACCACAATCCGTTGTGATTAAGGATGGTCATAACCAAAATGGAACTGGTTATGGTTACTGGTTAGAAGCGGCTCCTTACAGACCAACGCTTGCTTCTTCTTTGGTTCCTTTTTACGGCAAACAACAGTTTGATGTCATGAAAGATTATACAAAGTACAATGCTGGTATTGTTTTAGTTCGTGATGGTGCGGATGGCGAAGCCAATGCAAGTGTGAAGTACAGTTTAGGAAGAAGAAAAGTCTACTTTGAACTCACTCCAACTGATGGATTGAATATGTTAAAAGGATTAAAAGCATTAGCGGAAGTGACTGTGGCTGCTGGAGCTAAAGAACTGATTTTTCCTTTCACACGTTTTACAGAACCATACAAAGTGACTGGAAACGATAACTTTGATTGGATTCTAAAAGAGAGCACAAAACCAGGTGATTTGACAGTTGGATCTGCACACCCACATGGATCCATTCAGTCTGCAAACGACCCAGAGAAGGGAGCAGTTGATTTAAATTTGGAAATTTATGGTCATAAAAACATATTTGTCATGGATGCCTCAGTTTACCCTACAGGACTTTCGGTGAACCCACAAATAACGACCATGAGTATCGTTCTCAGAGCTTCGCGTAACTTAGCGTCGCAAAAAGAAGAAAGAACGAAGATCTAA